In bacterium, the sequence ATGCTTGGATTGACGCCCGGCATCAGCTTTGCGACTTTCCAGCAAGTCAGTCAGGACATGCGACGGTAGTGCCGAAGAAGCCGATCACCTACAACGAATTCGTCATCCAGGCGAAGCTCTACCTGATCCGCAACACGGGGAACCTGCTGGGCAAGCGGGACTTCGACGTGTTCGACTACGATGAACTGACCCGCCAAGTGTTCGACGAGTCCTTCGACTTCAGCTGGTTCCTTGACTTCTTCGAGGAAGCCTACCCTTACGTTCTGGCCGGGTTCAGCCATGCCGAGGTCATCAGCGCCTTCTGCAATCGAAATGCTCGGATCGCGGCGATGCTGGCCCGCATGAGCACCATCTGATGGCTAAAGAAAGGGGCTCCAGGGAGCCCCTTCATCTACCGCTTCCTCCATGTCCGCGTGGCCAACCAGATCAACAGGTCCACCAGCAGATCCCCCCAGTCGATTCCGCGCTTACGCCTCTGCATGGCCGGCATCTCCCGGATCTTGGTAGTCGTCTTTGACAACCGTGGCCAGCGCATCCTGCCAGGATTCCCGCACCGCCTTCACCTGCGCCAGTTCTTCCGGCGTGATCAGGCGGTCCACCGTCATCAGCACCTCGGCATAGCGATAGGGCGGGCGCTGGATGTCCTTCAATTCGAAGCGCGTACGCACGGCCAGGTAAGGCACCTTGGACCGCGCCAAGCGCTGCACATAGCGATGCCACTGTTTGATGCTGGTGGGCGAGAGGGGCAAGACCCACAGCGCAGGTTCACCGTCCTCGCCGGGAGCCAACACCAGCAGGCGCACCTTGGGCTTGCAGCGGCTGCCGAAGCCACTCAGGGGACATTGCTCACAGTTCGAAGCCTGGGGCGTGTCCACGGTGGGCTGGCCATTTACAGCGGCGCAAACCGGCAGGGTGCCCCCTTCCTCAAACACGGCGCGGATGTGCTGGTGGGCGACCACGATTCCCGACAACTGGTTGCCTTCCAGAGGCACCACCAGGCCTTCGTCCTCGATGGTCGGCCCCAGATCCAGGAACAGGCGATGCTGGCCACTGGGACTGTGTTCCACGCGCACGCGGGGCAAGGGCATGTGCACGCCTTCGGTCATGCGATCCAGTTCGGCCTGCAGATCGATGTCCAGGGCGGGCAGGCATTCGCTGATGTGGGCAGGGCTGTTCATGCGACTTCCTCCAATTGTGATACAAGGGATTCCAGGCGGGCCATTGGCAGATGGGCGTCTTGGGTCGCGCCACGACAGGCGTCGGCAAAGGCGCAGACACCACACTTCAGGGGATCCGGCGAGCGCGGATAGCACCCCGCCTTCATCATCCGTGACACATGGGCCACGTCCTGTTTCATGGCCTTCAGCTGGTCCAGGTTGCGGGTGGTGCTGATGCGCGGCTCCCCGCGCTCTTCCCCGGCGGACTTGCCCCCAGTGGCGCGCTTGTAAGGGATGTGGTGGCGCAGGAAGTAGAGAGTCAGGCGATCCGGCAGAATGCGTGGTTGCAGCAGCTTGCCGTCCACCAGCAGGGTGCCGTGGAGCAAGGCATAGGCGTAGATGGACAGCTGGTAGTCCAGGTCCACATAGGCCTGGGGCGGAATGGTCTTGCCGCTCTTGAAATCCACAAGCTCCAGTGTGCCGTCCGGGTGCTGGCGCAGCTGGTCCAAGGTTCCCGTCAGCTGATGGCGACCCAACTTCACGGTGAACTGGGCCTCGGCCATCAGCACTTTGCAGGCACGGTTGTAATCCTTGCCGCGGTAGCCCTCCAGCATGGCCACGGCGTCGGACAGGTACTGGTCGCGGTCTTCCGCTTCAGCCTTCCAGCGTACGGGCAGCGTGTCGTTTTGTCCATTTGTCACTTCGTGCTGGAAGGCCAGCAGGTAAGCCGCCTGCAAATCCATGTCCCAGTCGCCTTCGTGCATGCGCTTGATCAAACCGTGCAACACAGTGCCGTGGATGGCGGCGGGGTGTCGGAATGTCCGTTTGTCCGGTTCGGCGCTCTGCAGATAGTGCTGGTAGGGACAGCGCAGATAGCTGTAGAT encodes:
- a CDS encoding PD-(D/E)XK nuclease family protein; its protein translation is METLRQSTIYSYLRCPYQHYLQSAEPDKRTFRHPAAIHGTVLHGLIKRMHEGDWDMDLQAAYLLAFQHEVTNGQNDTLPVRWKAEAEDRDQYLSDAVAMLEGYRGKDYNRACKVLMAEAQFTVKLGRHQLTGTLDQLRQHPDGTLELVDFKSGKTIPPQAYVDLDYQLSIYAYALLHGTLLVDGKLLQPRILPDRLTLYFLRHHIPYKRATGGKSAGEERGEPRISTTRNLDQLKAMKQDVAHVSRMMKAGCYPRSPDPLKCGVCAFADACRGATQDAHLPMARLESLVSQLEEVA